Proteins encoded in a region of the Massilia sp. UMI-21 genome:
- a CDS encoding DUF4124 domain-containing protein, with amino-acid sequence MKRHLCLSMLAAALAGAPAHAGSDIVKCVDSAGHITLTDQPCDSGATMVRVVTSAVDQAGTRAEPHPLAVEHGALPPRALPRRPAAPRVKAKPLMRDVATLKAAHAQFLLMDAGARQTTLATLD; translated from the coding sequence ATGAAGCGTCATCTCTGCCTCAGCATGCTTGCGGCCGCGCTGGCCGGGGCGCCCGCCCACGCCGGCTCGGACATCGTGAAGTGCGTGGACAGCGCCGGCCATATCACCCTGACCGACCAGCCCTGCGACAGCGGCGCCACCATGGTGCGCGTGGTGACCAGCGCCGTGGACCAGGCCGGCACCCGCGCCGAGCCGCATCCACTTGCCGTCGAGCACGGCGCACTGCCGCCGCGCGCGCTACCGCGCCGCCCGGCCGCGCCGCGCGTCAAGGCCAAGCCGCTGATGCGCGACGTCGCCACCCTGAAGGCGGCGCATGCGCAGTTCCTGTTGATGGATGCGGGCGCCCGCCAGACTACCCTGGCTACGCTGGATTGA
- a CDS encoding EAL domain-containing protein — translation MKLFSYYLIPLGIGLVSLIALLFWHDQYRAVGDVPLSMHIAVQQEAGLEPAAALARVRASSLSTGHDTHLSEDPVWFLFEPMPRAGSQVVEFPSRHALDVACWDAASLAPLGAATRSTGTGFIAGSKAGFALELAPLPPELLCRARFAGPARLSVLQWPAEQYALSVEQYHRKSGLLDGGMVVLALFILITAMINRQPLYVLFAGWLVLNLRVAALSAGWDIQWLGQTIPSEWLLRSRSVSITLYGIATLTLYQALLRENIAALRYVLPFRIMQWLCLPMLAAAMFLPYGMYLPLLWGITVCCFSVMTVGLFKIIAESRNRVASWFAASFAVSFLATIAEVASAALGMRELLGVINSVTAALASSLLAALAVAEQMRVETEQREAAQQELEHAYQAMPVGLFTLDVYGHFLSVNPALQKMLGIASFVPGRTAWRQFFTESTWTELHEGVHAKAEAEMELTSRDGSQRFLVSATLARSRIEGVLQDTTEKHKATEQLQFMANNDPLTKVYNRRGIEGEFALAAKGLAAGKPMALAYVDLDRFKLINDLFGHAAGDEVLKQVCERMATMLAGGQQIGRVGGDEFVILMPETAIPLASIICRGIVDRLGNTPYRVGDKAFHVRGSVGLIEVTPGIAMKDAVSTADRACREAKTGSGEGLVVYESGAEAFRQRAAELDMVARLSSPDATDCLLLEMQPIMSLRSPRESLNFEVLLRMREPDGRIVPAGAVISAAEKSGRASVIDRWVLGSTLGWIAEHADQLGNTRFVCMNLSGASLNDERFVQDTFDILGRYVHVASRLCLEITESVALHDLDNTRRFIDQVRSFGVKVALDDFGAGYTSFSYLKELPADVLKIDGNFIVNINAHPANVAIVEAIVSLAGNLGMKTIAEWAEDAATVQTLAEIGVDYVQGWAVARSQPPERLLQARSAADFITDPEVLDVLRALEAPSALHLASVTHLHELQCAVPGSRDGFNPA, via the coding sequence TTGAAGTTGTTTTCGTATTACCTGATTCCATTGGGCATCGGCCTGGTCTCGCTGATCGCCCTGCTGTTCTGGCACGACCAGTACCGCGCCGTCGGCGACGTGCCGCTGTCGATGCACATCGCGGTCCAGCAGGAGGCCGGGCTGGAGCCGGCCGCCGCGCTGGCGCGGGTGCGCGCATCGAGCCTGAGCACCGGCCACGACACCCACCTGTCCGAAGACCCGGTCTGGTTCCTGTTCGAACCGATGCCGCGCGCCGGCAGCCAGGTGGTCGAATTCCCCTCGCGCCACGCGCTCGACGTCGCCTGCTGGGACGCCGCCAGCCTGGCGCCGCTGGGCGCCGCCACGCGCAGCACCGGGACCGGTTTCATCGCCGGCTCGAAAGCGGGCTTCGCCCTGGAACTGGCGCCGCTGCCGCCCGAACTGCTGTGCCGCGCGCGCTTTGCCGGTCCGGCGCGCCTGTCGGTGCTGCAATGGCCTGCCGAGCAGTATGCGCTGTCGGTGGAGCAGTACCACCGCAAGTCCGGCCTGCTCGACGGCGGCATGGTGGTGCTGGCCCTGTTCATCCTGATCACCGCCATGATCAACCGCCAGCCCCTGTACGTGCTGTTCGCCGGCTGGCTGGTGCTGAACCTGCGCGTGGCCGCGCTGTCGGCCGGCTGGGACATCCAGTGGCTGGGCCAGACCATTCCGTCCGAGTGGCTGCTGCGCAGCCGTTCGGTGTCGATCACCCTGTACGGCATCGCCACGCTGACCCTGTACCAGGCGCTGTTGCGGGAAAACATCGCGGCGCTGCGCTACGTGCTGCCGTTCCGCATCATGCAGTGGCTGTGCCTGCCGATGCTGGCCGCCGCCATGTTCCTGCCATACGGCATGTATCTGCCGCTGCTGTGGGGCATCACGGTATGCTGCTTCTCGGTGATGACGGTCGGCCTGTTCAAGATTATCGCGGAGTCGCGCAACCGCGTCGCCTCCTGGTTTGCCGCCTCGTTCGCGGTCAGCTTCCTGGCCACCATCGCCGAAGTCGCCTCGGCCGCGCTCGGCATGCGCGAACTGCTCGGCGTCATCAACAGCGTCACCGCCGCGCTCGCATCCAGCCTGCTGGCGGCCCTGGCCGTGGCGGAACAGATGCGGGTGGAGACCGAGCAGCGCGAAGCGGCCCAGCAGGAACTGGAGCATGCCTACCAGGCGATGCCGGTGGGTTTGTTCACGCTCGACGTGTATGGCCACTTCCTGAGCGTCAACCCGGCGCTGCAAAAGATGCTGGGCATCGCCAGCTTCGTCCCCGGGCGCACCGCATGGCGCCAGTTCTTCACCGAAAGCACCTGGACCGAACTGCACGAGGGCGTTCATGCCAAGGCCGAGGCCGAGATGGAGCTGACCAGCCGCGACGGCAGCCAGCGCTTCCTGGTCAGCGCCACGCTGGCACGCTCGCGCATCGAGGGCGTGCTGCAGGACACCACCGAGAAACACAAGGCCACCGAGCAGCTGCAGTTCATGGCCAACAACGATCCGCTGACCAAGGTCTACAACCGGCGCGGCATCGAGGGCGAATTCGCGCTGGCCGCCAAGGGGCTGGCCGCCGGCAAGCCGATGGCCCTGGCCTATGTCGACCTCGACCGCTTCAAGCTGATCAACGACCTGTTCGGCCACGCGGCCGGCGACGAGGTGCTCAAGCAGGTCTGCGAGCGCATGGCCACCATGCTGGCCGGCGGCCAGCAGATCGGCCGGGTGGGCGGCGACGAGTTCGTGATCCTGATGCCGGAAACGGCGATCCCGCTGGCCTCGATCATCTGCCGCGGCATCGTCGACCGCCTCGGCAATACCCCATACCGGGTGGGCGACAAGGCCTTCCATGTGCGCGGTTCGGTCGGCCTGATCGAGGTCACCCCGGGGATCGCCATGAAGGATGCGGTCTCGACCGCCGACCGCGCCTGCCGCGAAGCCAAGACCGGCAGCGGCGAGGGCCTGGTGGTCTACGAGAGCGGCGCCGAAGCCTTCCGCCAGCGCGCGGCCGAGCTGGACATGGTGGCTCGCCTGTCCAGCCCGGACGCGACCGATTGCCTGCTGCTCGAGATGCAGCCGATCATGTCGCTGCGCAGTCCGCGCGAATCGCTGAACTTCGAAGTGCTGCTGCGCATGCGCGAGCCGGACGGCCGCATCGTGCCGGCCGGCGCGGTGATTTCCGCCGCCGAGAAGAGCGGGCGCGCGAGCGTGATCGACCGCTGGGTGCTGGGCAGCACCCTGGGCTGGATCGCCGAGCACGCCGATCAGCTGGGCAATACGCGTTTCGTGTGCATGAACCTGTCGGGCGCCTCGCTCAACGACGAGCGCTTCGTGCAGGACACCTTCGATATCCTGGGCCGCTATGTGCATGTGGCCAGCCGCCTGTGCCTGGAGATTACCGAAAGCGTCGCGCTGCACGACCTCGACAACACGCGCCGTTTCATCGACCAGGTGCGCAGCTTTGGCGTGAAGGTGGCGCTGGACGACTTCGGCGCCGGCTACACCTCGTTCTCCTACCTGAAGGAACTGCCGGCCGACGTGCTGAAAATCGACGGCAACTTCATCGTCAACATCAACGCCCACCCGGCCAACGTGGCGATCGTCGAAGCGATCGTCAGCCTGGCGGGCAACCTCGGCATGAAGACCATCGCGGAGTGGGCGGAAGACGCCGCCACCGTGCAGACGCTGGCGGAAATCGGCGTGGACTATGTGCAGGGCTGGGCGGTGGCCCGCTCGCAGCCGCCGGAGCGCCTGCTGCAGGCACGCTCGGCGGCGGACTTCATCACCGATCCCGAGGTGCTGGACGTGCTGCGCGCGCTGGAAGCGCCGTCGGCGCTGCACCTGGCCAGCGTGACCCACCTGCATGAGCTGCAATGCGCGGTCCCGGGCAGCCGGGACGGGTTCAATCCAGCGTAG
- a CDS encoding PhzF family phenazine biosynthesis protein: protein MQQSVTESDVLRIAAFSDGDGGGNPAGVWIGEALPPAAEMAALARAIGFSETVFAAPQRDGDAVAGGNSWRVRYFSPETEVPFCGHATIALGAALARRFGDGRYRLALNAAAISVEGRVDGARVAASLQSPPTRSAPAPDALVDAALALFGYTRADLDDRIPPALAHGGADHLVLALNSRAALARMAYELDAGRRLMNAYGVVTVVLAWAETPQLFHTRNPFASGGVLEDPATGAGTAALAGYLRALGWPHGGHIDVVQGEDMGMRSRLGADIPAEPGASIRVSGTARMM, encoded by the coding sequence ATGCAGCAATCCGTGACCGAATCAGACGTCCTTCGCATCGCCGCCTTTTCCGATGGCGACGGCGGCGGCAACCCGGCCGGCGTATGGATCGGCGAGGCCTTGCCGCCCGCCGCGGAGATGGCGGCGCTGGCCCGCGCCATCGGCTTTTCCGAAACCGTCTTTGCCGCACCGCAGCGCGACGGGGATGCCGTCGCCGGCGGCAATTCCTGGCGCGTGCGCTATTTTTCGCCCGAAACCGAAGTGCCCTTCTGCGGCCACGCCACCATCGCATTGGGGGCCGCGCTGGCGCGTCGTTTCGGCGACGGTCGCTACCGGCTGGCGCTGAATGCGGCCGCGATCTCGGTCGAGGGCCGGGTGGACGGCGCACGCGTGGCGGCCAGCCTGCAGTCGCCGCCGACCCGTAGCGCGCCGGCGCCCGATGCGCTGGTGGATGCCGCGCTGGCCCTGTTCGGCTACACCCGCGCCGATCTCGACGACCGTATCCCGCCGGCCCTGGCCCATGGCGGCGCCGACCACCTGGTGCTGGCCCTGAACAGCCGTGCCGCGCTGGCCCGCATGGCCTACGAACTGGATGCCGGGCGCCGCCTGATGAATGCCTACGGCGTGGTGACGGTCGTGCTGGCATGGGCGGAGACTCCTCAGCTGTTCCATACCCGGAACCCCTTCGCTTCCGGCGGCGTGCTCGAAGATCCGGCGACCGGCGCCGGCACCGCCGCGCTGGCCGGCTACCTGCGCGCGCTCGGCTGGCCACATGGCGGCCACATCGACGTAGTGCAGGGTGAAGACATGGGCATGCGCTCGCGCCTGGGCGCGGACATTCCTGCCGAACCGGGCGCGTCGATCCGGGTGTCGGGCACGGCGCGCATGATGTAG